The sequence below is a genomic window from Candidatus Delongbacteria bacterium.
AAATCTATATTTATTGAGAACATTGCACTATCATTTTTTCTTGGAATGTGTTCATTTTTGGCTGTTTCCAAGAAGTTAAAAACCGCAATGGGACTCGGTATTGCAGTAGTATTTGTGGCAGCAATTACAACCCCTGCAAATTGGGTGATTAGAGAATATGTTTTAAAAAAGGGTGCTCTTGCATGGTTAAGTGCTGATCTTGCAGACGTGGATTTATCATTTTTACAATTAATTGTATTTATTGGAGTCATCGCTGCAATGGTACAGATAGTTGAAATGATAGTAGAAAAAGTATCTGAACCGCTCTACAATGCCTTAGGTATATTTTTACCACTAATTACTGTAAATTGTGCAATTCTTGGTATTGCATTATTTATGGTTGAAAGAGATTACGATTTAGGTCAAGCAACAGTGTTTGGAACAGCTTCAGGATTTGGATTCTTTCTTGCTATATCAGCTTTGGCTGCAATTAGAGAAAAATTGAGATATTCAAATGTGCCACTTGGACTTAGAGGACTTGGTATAACAATGATATCCACTGGACTTTTGGCTATGGCATTCATGTCATTTTCAGGTATAAATATTGGTTAATTTAAGAACGGGAGAAAATAGATGTCTATTATTTTGATAAGTACAATTGTCTTTCTGATCCTCGTTCTGATATTGACAGTTGCTATTATCTTTTCAGAAAAATTTCTTGTAGAAAAAGGTAATGTAAAAGTTGAAATTAATGGAGGATCTGAAAAGGATTTTGAAACAGAATCTGGAAGTACTTTACTTAATACTCTTTCAAATAGAGGAATATTATTACCTTCTGCTTGTGGTGGAGGTGGTACTTGTGGAGTTTGTCGTTGTCAAGTGCTTGATGGAGGGGGAGATTTGCTTCCCACTGAAGAAAGCCATATTAATAGAAAAGAAGCAAAGGAACATTGGCGACTTGCTTGCCAGGTTAAAGTAAAAAAAGATATGAAATTGCACATTCCTGAAGAATATTTCAATATCAAAAAATGGGAATGTGAAGTTATATCCAATGATAGTGTTTCTACATATATTAAGGAGTTTAAACTTCAATTACCACCAGGTGAACACATGGATTTCAAGGCTGGTGGATATATTCAGATCGATTTACCTAAATATAATATCAAATACAGTGATATGGATATACCTTCCCAATTTAGAGATGAATGGGAAAAATATGGGATGTTCAATTTAACTGTAAAAAATACGGAAGAGAGTGTAAGAGCTTATTCCATGGCAAATTATCCTGCTGAGGGAGATATTGTCATGTTAAACGTTCGTGTTTGTCCTCCACCTTGGGATAAGGCTAAAAATCAGTTTATGAATGTTCCTCCTGGAATATCATCATCATATATCTTCAATTGTAAACCAGGCGACAAAGTTGTAGTATCTGGTGCATATGGTGAATTTTTCATAAATGAGTCTGATTCTGAAATGTGCTATATCGGTGGTGGTGCTGGTATGGCTCCAATGAGATCCCACATTATGCACCTTTTTAAAACTTTAAAGACTAAAAGAAAAGTATCTTTCTGGTACGGTGCCAGATCTAAAAAAGAGTTATTCTATTTAGACGATTTTGAAGCTATTGCCAGAGAATTTCCAAATTTCTCATTCAATATTGCTTTATCTGAAGCACAACCAGAAGATAATTGGACAGGTATGACAGGGTTTATACATGCTGCTTTGAGGGATAATTATCTGTTAAAACATGATTCTCCTGAAGATATCGAGTATTATCTATGTGGTCCACCTATGATGATTAGTGCTGTAAATAAAATGCTATATGACCTCGGTGTCGAAAAAGAGATGATTAGGTATGATGAGTTTTAATTCAAAGCCCCATTTAAGGGGCTTTTTTTATATCTTATAAAATGGGAACTTATGGTCTTTCATTTCACTTTCAGATTGTAATTGATCTTTTTGTAGTTACCTTTATAATGAAATTTACCGGATATGCCTGTATCTGAAAAAATTTCCTATTACCCCCGCAGCCCCTTAAATGGGGCTATTTTTATATAAGTAAAACTGAGTAAAGATATTTCAACTAATTATTGCTTCAACGGGGTTTGATTTTATTAACCTTCGAATTTCTTTTTCTCGTTTTCTTCAACTTTCTTTTTTAAAAGTCCAATTTCCTGAGCCATCACCTTAATCTGATCACTTTGCTTTGATATTATAATTGAAAATTGTATTAGAATTAGGAAAATCGCCATTACTAGAACGAGCAAAAAAGCTGCAGGGGCATATGCTATCCCCATTTTTATAGCTAAAATATCAATACTTTTTCGCCAAATCGACATTGTCAGAAATAAAACTGAAAATGATAACCACAATAATGAATATTCTTCCTTTATTTTTTTCCTTCTAACTAATTCGATGATAAATAGCAATAACATTAAACTACCGGCTATTGCAAAATATTGTATTTTATCAGTATCTACATCTCTAAACATCGATCACTCCATTTTATATCTTCTTATAAAGATTCTCTTATCTAC
It includes:
- a CDS encoding NADH:ubiquinone reductase (Na(+)-transporting) subunit F, whose translation is MSIILISTIVFLILVLILTVAIIFSEKFLVEKGNVKVEINGGSEKDFETESGSTLLNTLSNRGILLPSACGGGGTCGVCRCQVLDGGGDLLPTEESHINRKEAKEHWRLACQVKVKKDMKLHIPEEYFNIKKWECEVISNDSVSTYIKEFKLQLPPGEHMDFKAGGYIQIDLPKYNIKYSDMDIPSQFRDEWEKYGMFNLTVKNTEESVRAYSMANYPAEGDIVMLNVRVCPPPWDKAKNQFMNVPPGISSSYIFNCKPGDKVVVSGAYGEFFINESDSEMCYIGGGAGMAPMRSHIMHLFKTLKTKRKVSFWYGARSKKELFYLDDFEAIAREFPNFSFNIALSEAQPEDNWTGMTGFIHAALRDNYLLKHDSPEDIEYYLCGPPMMISAVNKMLYDLGVEKEMIRYDEF
- the nqrE gene encoding NADH:ubiquinone reductase (Na(+)-transporting) subunit E, with protein sequence MEYINLAIKSIFIENIALSFFLGMCSFLAVSKKLKTAMGLGIAVVFVAAITTPANWVIREYVLKKGALAWLSADLADVDLSFLQLIVFIGVIAAMVQIVEMIVEKVSEPLYNALGIFLPLITVNCAILGIALFMVERDYDLGQATVFGTASGFGFFLAISALAAIREKLRYSNVPLGLRGLGITMISTGLLAMAFMSFSGINIG
- a CDS encoding DUF2304 domain-containing protein codes for the protein MFRDVDTDKIQYFAIAGSLMLLLFIIELVRRKKIKEEYSLLWLSFSVLFLTMSIWRKSIDILAIKMGIAYAPAAFLLVLVMAIFLILIQFSIIISKQSDQIKVMAQEIGLLKKKVEENEKKKFEG